A stretch of Flavobacterium sp. N1994 DNA encodes these proteins:
- a CDS encoding 7TM diverse intracellular signaling domain-containing protein has translation MKKLFTFINWFRILSLLFGLFATSQELNAQFLLHESNIEKSISIHTKSEYVDVGQVDVSLEQIRTIKAFQFLPMKNQNMDFGFTNHNFWFRFALKNDSNEELNYFFETARPITDVAELFIIKPNNQITKYISGDAIPFNQRSFKVRKTIFKINLAPHEQQQFYLHVKSDGEQLSMPMVLHSSENILEESSFEQFIFGFFYGILIIAAILYLFFFFAMRDRTFFFYSMYVVFIGLLQFSIDGYFYKFVTPQSGWFSLHAVIIFACFANFFLGRYAQVYLKIKDYNPFINKIFYILYVLDLLLFLSLFFIPKALHYTYPIANGLGLILLLLIITSQLIIFIRTRKLDRFFATGIFFLITGFVVFILKNFSVLPLTFWTENGSKLGTGMEVVFLSLSMANLIRNLKNEREELQTVALQKSEEMN, from the coding sequence ATGAAAAAACTATTTACTTTTATAAATTGGTTCAGAATACTAAGCCTTCTATTTGGTTTATTTGCAACTTCTCAAGAACTCAATGCTCAATTTCTTCTGCACGAAAGCAATATTGAAAAATCAATATCCATACATACTAAATCTGAGTATGTTGATGTGGGTCAAGTTGATGTTTCATTAGAACAAATCAGAACTATTAAGGCGTTCCAATTCTTACCGATGAAAAATCAGAACATGGACTTTGGCTTTACTAATCATAATTTTTGGTTTCGCTTTGCTTTAAAAAATGATTCAAATGAAGAGTTAAATTATTTTTTTGAAACTGCCAGACCTATAACTGATGTAGCTGAATTGTTCATCATAAAGCCAAATAATCAAATTACAAAATACATCAGCGGAGATGCTATTCCCTTTAATCAAAGGAGTTTTAAGGTTCGTAAAACCATTTTTAAAATAAATTTGGCACCCCATGAACAGCAACAATTTTATTTGCATGTGAAAAGCGATGGTGAACAACTCTCAATGCCAATGGTCCTGCATTCCTCTGAAAATATATTGGAGGAAAGTTCGTTTGAACAATTCATTTTTGGTTTCTTTTATGGAATACTAATCATTGCCGCCATTTTGTATTTGTTCTTTTTCTTTGCAATGCGAGACAGAACCTTTTTCTTTTATAGCATGTATGTTGTTTTTATTGGATTACTTCAATTTTCGATAGATGGTTATTTCTATAAATTTGTGACTCCGCAATCGGGTTGGTTTTCTTTACATGCAGTAATAATCTTTGCTTGTTTTGCTAATTTTTTTCTAGGGCGTTATGCTCAAGTGTATTTGAAGATAAAAGACTATAATCCTTTTATAAACAAGATTTTTTATATATTATATGTTTTAGATCTGCTGCTGTTTTTGTCTTTATTTTTTATTCCAAAAGCGTTACACTACACCTATCCTATTGCAAATGGTTTAGGGCTTATTTTGTTGTTATTAATTATTACTTCTCAACTTATAATCTTCATCAGAACAAGAAAACTTGATCGTTTTTTTGCGACCGGTATTTTCTTCCTTATCACAGGCTTTGTGGTTTTTATTCTAAAAAACTTTAGTGTATTACCGCTTACTTTTTGGACAGAAAATGGTTCAAAGCTCGGCACCGGAATGGAAGTCGTATTCCTCTCCCTTTCGATGGCCAATTTAATTAGAAACCTTAAAAACGAGCGAGAAGAATTACAAACGGTGGCACTTCAAAAGTCGGAGGAAATGAACTAA
- a CDS encoding hybrid sensor histidine kinase/response regulator — protein sequence MKSYFLSNISHELRTPLNAILNTAKTLANDSKDEQTQNSSQIIKYSTYSLLNSVNDILDFSKIEKDEIKLELSEFDLVKTVEHIATNFTREAKDKGLEFTFIKGDDLPQMVNGDIARLSQILQNILSNAIKFTNEGFIKFKVDAKKAKDNKVQITFTVSDTGVGISKEKINSIFDSFSQEGITNKRKFGGLGLGLYIVKHLVNLHNGKIKVDSTPGLGTVVSIDLNYETIEIKKEMQTSIVSIDYDLKGKSILVVEDNAMNQMVIKMITKKWLNTTVDFANNGQEGVQKLIENDYDIILMDLQMPIMDGYEATIAIRNGEAGEAKKSIPIIALTADVMETTKTRVIEIGMNKYLSKPVDKDTLFEIIKLLVN from the coding sequence TTGAAATCTTATTTCTTATCCAACATTAGCCATGAATTGCGTACTCCACTGAATGCTATTTTAAACACTGCAAAGACATTAGCTAATGATTCTAAAGATGAGCAGACACAAAATAGTAGTCAAATCATAAAATATTCCACCTACAGCTTATTAAATTCTGTTAACGATATTTTGGATTTCTCTAAAATCGAAAAAGATGAGATTAAACTAGAACTTTCTGAATTTGATTTGGTAAAAACAGTAGAACATATCGCTACTAATTTTACTCGGGAAGCTAAAGATAAAGGCTTAGAATTCACATTTATCAAGGGAGATGATTTACCACAAATGGTTAATGGAGATATTGCTAGATTGAGTCAAATACTCCAAAATATCCTTAGTAATGCAATTAAATTTACCAATGAAGGCTTTATCAAATTTAAGGTAGATGCTAAAAAAGCAAAAGACAATAAAGTACAAATCACCTTTACAGTAAGTGACACCGGAGTCGGAATTTCTAAAGAAAAAATAAATAGTATTTTCGATTCTTTTTCACAAGAAGGTATCACTAATAAAAGAAAGTTTGGAGGTTTAGGACTCGGACTCTACATTGTAAAACACTTGGTAAATCTTCATAACGGCAAAATCAAAGTGGACAGTACTCCTGGACTAGGAACAGTAGTCAGTATTGATTTGAATTATGAAACTATTGAAATCAAAAAAGAAATGCAAACAAGCATTGTTTCTATTGATTATGATTTAAAAGGAAAATCAATTTTGGTGGTTGAAGATAATGCCATGAATCAGATGGTGATTAAAATGATTACCAAAAAATGGTTGAACACCACAGTTGACTTTGCTAACAATGGACAAGAAGGCGTTCAAAAACTTATAGAGAATGATTACGATATTATTCTAATGGATTTACAAATGCCCATCATGGATGGCTATGAAGCTACTATAGCCATTCGAAATGGAGAAGCAGGAGAAGCTAAAAAATCTATCCCGATAATTGCTTTAACTGCTGATGTTATGGAAACGACCAAAACCAGAGTCATCGAAATTGGAATGAATAAATATTTATCCAAACCAGTGGATAAGGATACTTTGTTTGAGATTATTAAATTATTGGTTAACTAA
- a CDS encoding aminotransferase class I/II-fold pyridoxal phosphate-dependent enzyme: protein MVKDLFERIQNNKGPLGKWASQAEGYYVFPKLEGELGPRMKFHGKDILNWSLNDYLGLANHREVRQADTDAAIKYGAAYPMGARMMSGHTDAHEQLEKELAAFVHKESAYLLNFGYQGIMSAIDALVTKNDIIVYDVDAHACIIDGVRLHMGKRFTYKHNDLESMEKNLQRATKMATETGGGILFITEGVFGMRGQQGKLKEIVEMKKKYNFRLLVDDAHGFGTLGKTGAGAGEEQGCQDGIDVYFSTFAKSMASIGAFLAADKDIIDYLKYNLRSQMFAKALPMIQTVGALKRLQLLRDNPGLKDKLWENVNALQSGLRAKGFNIGDTNTCVTPVYLEGSIPEAMVMVNDLRENYGIFLSIVVYPVIPKGIILLRMIPTSSHTLADIDETLKAFDAIREKLENGTYKKIAEATTVDVS from the coding sequence ATGGTAAAAGATTTATTCGAAAGAATACAAAATAATAAAGGTCCTCTAGGAAAATGGGCCTCTCAAGCGGAAGGCTATTATGTTTTCCCAAAGCTAGAAGGTGAATTAGGACCCAGAATGAAATTCCACGGCAAAGATATTTTGAACTGGAGTTTGAATGACTACTTAGGTCTTGCTAATCATCGTGAAGTCCGTCAAGCGGATACTGATGCAGCTATAAAATATGGTGCGGCTTATCCAATGGGAGCTCGTATGATGAGTGGTCATACGGATGCTCATGAACAATTGGAAAAAGAACTTGCAGCTTTTGTTCATAAAGAATCTGCCTATTTATTAAACTTTGGGTACCAAGGAATCATGTCAGCTATTGATGCATTGGTTACTAAAAACGATATTATTGTTTACGATGTAGATGCTCACGCTTGTATTATAGATGGCGTGCGTTTGCATATGGGAAAACGATTTACCTACAAACACAATGACTTAGAAAGCATGGAGAAAAACCTTCAACGTGCTACTAAAATGGCTACGGAAACTGGTGGCGGAATCCTATTCATCACAGAAGGTGTATTCGGAATGCGCGGTCAGCAAGGTAAGTTGAAAGAAATTGTGGAAATGAAAAAGAAATACAATTTCCGTTTACTTGTTGATGATGCTCATGGGTTTGGTACCCTAGGAAAAACAGGTGCTGGTGCTGGTGAAGAGCAAGGTTGCCAAGATGGTATTGATGTGTACTTTTCTACTTTTGCCAAATCTATGGCGAGTATAGGAGCATTCTTAGCTGCTGATAAAGACATTATTGATTATTTAAAATACAACTTGCGTTCGCAAATGTTTGCTAAAGCTTTACCAATGATTCAAACGGTGGGTGCTTTGAAAAGACTACAATTGTTGAGAGACAATCCAGGATTGAAAGATAAACTTTGGGAAAACGTAAATGCTCTACAAAGTGGCTTGAGAGCAAAGGGATTTAATATTGGTGACACTAATACTTGCGTTACACCTGTTTATTTAGAAGGTTCTATTCCTGAAGCAATGGTTATGGTAAACGATTTACGTGAAAACTATGGCATCTTCTTGTCTATCGTGGTGTATCCGGTTATCCCAAAAGGAATTATATTATTGCGAATGATCCCTACTTCTTCTCACACCTTGGCTGATATTGATGAGACATTAAAGGCTTTTGATGCCATCCGAGAGAAATTAGAAAACGGAACTTATAAAAAGATTGCAGAAGCCACAACGGTTGATGTATCTTAA
- a CDS encoding Rossmann-like and DUF2520 domain-containing protein, producing the protein MIRVSIIGSGNVAQHLIQAFSKTTEIELVQVYSRKPNVMATIATSAKIISDFTALLPVDLIIIAVTDSAISEVSKQIPFQNQLIAHTSGSMAMEVLDDKNRKGVFYPLQTFSKAKEVDFSGIPIFVEAQNDTDYQVLEIVAKSVSNSVNRIHSKQRKALHIAAVFVSNFTNHLYQIGYDICQENELPFDALKPLILETANKITTLTPTEAQTGPARRKDTQTINEHLAFLTDENQKEIYKLLTKSIIDNGKKL; encoded by the coding sequence ATGATTCGAGTGTCAATTATTGGTTCTGGAAATGTTGCGCAACATCTGATTCAAGCTTTCAGTAAAACTACTGAAATTGAATTAGTTCAAGTGTATTCAAGAAAACCAAATGTCATGGCTACAATCGCAACATCGGCAAAAATCATTTCAGATTTTACAGCTTTACTTCCAGTAGATTTAATCATTATAGCAGTTACCGATAGTGCTATCAGTGAAGTTTCTAAACAGATTCCCTTTCAAAACCAATTAATCGCTCATACTTCTGGAAGTATGGCTATGGAAGTGCTTGACGACAAAAATCGAAAAGGTGTTTTTTATCCGTTACAAACCTTTAGCAAAGCAAAAGAAGTCGACTTTAGCGGCATTCCAATTTTTGTTGAGGCTCAAAATGACACCGATTATCAAGTACTTGAAATAGTAGCTAAATCCGTTTCAAATTCGGTAAACAGAATCCATTCCAAACAAAGAAAAGCGTTGCATATTGCGGCTGTATTTGTTTCTAATTTCACGAATCATTTGTATCAAATTGGTTATGATATTTGTCAAGAAAATGAATTGCCTTTTGACGCTCTAAAACCATTGATTCTAGAAACGGCTAATAAAATTACAACCCTCACTCCTACTGAGGCGCAGACTGGTCCAGCAAGACGTAAAGATACTCAAACCATCAACGAACATCTTGCGTTTTTAACAGATGAAAACCAAAAAGAAATCTATAAATTGCTAACAAAATCAATTATCGATAATGGGAAAAAGTTATAA
- a CDS encoding KdsC family phosphatase: protein MGKSYKEVLNNITTFIFDVDGVLTDSSVHITPTGEMLRVMNIRDGFAMKAAIESGYNVCIISGGNNEGVRIRLRNLGITDIHLASPDKVATFREYIELYHIDAEQVLYMGDDIPDYHVMQLVGLPVCPQDASPEIKTISKYISHKKGGKGAVREIIEQVMKVQGKWHLYYDGKHD, encoded by the coding sequence ATGGGAAAAAGTTATAAAGAAGTACTAAACAACATCACCACTTTTATTTTTGATGTTGATGGCGTCTTAACAGACAGCAGTGTTCACATTACTCCAACGGGTGAAATGTTGCGAGTTATGAATATTCGTGATGGTTTTGCTATGAAAGCGGCTATTGAAAGTGGTTATAATGTATGTATCATATCTGGGGGTAACAACGAAGGCGTTCGCATCCGACTTAGAAATCTAGGGATTACTGATATTCATTTGGCATCACCAGATAAAGTAGCTACGTTTAGAGAATATATTGAACTTTACCATATTGATGCGGAACAAGTGTTATATATGGGTGATGATATTCCAGATTATCATGTGATGCAATTAGTTGGATTACCCGTTTGCCCACAAGATGCCAGCCCAGAAATTAAAACGATTTCAAAATACATTTCACACAAAAAAGGAGGCAAAGGTGCTGTACGTGAAATCATTGAACAAGTTATGAAAGTACAAGGCAAATGGCATTTGTATTATGACGGAAAACACGATTAA
- a CDS encoding geranylgeranylglycerol-phosphate geranylgeranyltransferase — protein sequence MNYLKLIRYQNLLLLAFMQLIFRYGFLKFQNIPLALNHFQYGLLVLSTVLIAAAGYVINDILDQETDYDNRPDTIIVGKRISEKAAYNLYFVLNIVGVGIGFYLSNIIQRPSFTGAFIILSATLYMYATSLKQMLLIGNIIVALLLSFSVLIIGLFDLLPATYEGNRAEMGIMFSMLIDYAVFAFVLNLIREIVKDMQDVEGDYNQGMSTLPISIGNKNTSKVVFSLGIIATLILLWYINTYLMEHRLYYAVIYGLIFIVSPMIFFLVKIWNANSKEEFHLLSKVLKWIIFFGILSVLVITLNIKYNVK from the coding sequence ATGAATTATTTAAAATTAATACGCTATCAAAATCTATTATTGCTTGCCTTTATGCAGCTTATTTTTCGTTATGGATTTTTAAAGTTTCAAAATATTCCTTTGGCTTTAAATCATTTTCAATACGGATTGTTAGTTTTATCAACGGTATTGATTGCTGCTGCTGGTTATGTTATTAATGATATTTTAGATCAAGAAACCGATTATGATAACAGACCTGATACTATAATTGTTGGTAAAAGAATATCTGAAAAAGCAGCCTACAACCTGTATTTTGTATTAAATATCGTGGGAGTTGGTATAGGTTTTTACCTGTCTAATATAATTCAAAGACCAAGTTTTACTGGAGCCTTTATTATACTATCAGCTACTTTATATATGTATGCCACAAGCTTAAAACAAATGCTTTTAATTGGTAATATAATAGTGGCTTTGCTACTTTCATTCAGTGTTCTTATCATTGGATTATTTGATTTATTGCCAGCTACCTATGAAGGAAATCGGGCTGAAATGGGCATTATGTTTTCCATGTTAATTGATTATGCAGTCTTTGCCTTTGTCCTAAATCTGATAAGAGAAATTGTTAAAGACATGCAGGATGTAGAAGGCGATTACAATCAAGGAATGAGCACTTTACCTATTTCCATTGGAAATAAAAATACTTCAAAAGTTGTTTTTAGTTTAGGAATTATAGCAACGCTTATTTTACTTTGGTACATCAATACCTATTTGATGGAGCATCGACTTTATTATGCTGTCATTTATGGGCTAATTTTTATAGTATCACCAATGATTTTCTTTTTGGTTAAAATCTGGAATGCCAATTCAAAAGAAGAGTTTCATTTGCTAAGTAAGGTCTTGAAATGGATAATTTTCTTCGGAATACTTTCTGTTTTAGTTATTACTTTAAATATAAAATACAATGTTAAGTAA
- a CDS encoding Maf-like protein, producing MLSNTLKDYKIILASGSPRRQQFFKDLGLNFEIRLKDIEEIYPDVLQGIEITNYLAQLKADAFADELKEKELLITSDTIVWLNNKALGKPKDYDDAFNILKSLSDTTHEVITSVCFKTITRTDTIYDITKVTFNELSDADIHYYLESCKPFDKAGAYGIQEWIGLIGITKIEGSYTNVVGLPTEKVYQYLSKYI from the coding sequence ATGTTAAGTAATACACTGAAAGACTATAAAATTATCTTAGCTTCAGGTTCGCCAAGAAGACAACAATTTTTCAAAGATTTAGGTTTGAATTTTGAAATCAGACTAAAAGACATTGAAGAAATTTATCCTGATGTACTTCAAGGAATTGAAATCACTAATTATTTGGCACAATTAAAAGCTGATGCCTTTGCTGACGAGCTTAAAGAAAAAGAGCTATTAATCACAAGCGACACTATCGTTTGGTTAAATAATAAAGCTTTGGGAAAACCAAAAGATTATGATGATGCTTTTAATATTTTAAAATCTTTATCCGATACAACCCATGAAGTAATCACCTCTGTTTGTTTTAAAACGATAACTAGAACGGATACTATATATGATATAACAAAAGTGACCTTCAACGAACTTTCAGACGCTGATATCCACTATTATTTAGAAAGCTGTAAACCTTTTGATAAAGCTGGAGCTTATGGCATTCAGGAATGGATTGGGTTAATAGGAATTACTAAAATTGAGGGTTCTTATACCAACGTTGTAGGGTTACCAACAGAAAAAGTCTACCAGTATTTGAGTAAATATATTTGA
- a CDS encoding AI-2E family transporter, which produces MSEFIKFPFYIKFTAILLSLIGLFVILYFGQDIIFPILLSCLFAIILRPVVSFLIKRLRFPHFIAVVFAIVLFVLIFLGLFYFISMQVTDMANDWSKIKSNFYYHLDHFQQLIRDNFHLSKKEQNEILNKATKKGIDSSTEIVSTTLNSFTDVALNLTLIPIYTFLFLLYQNLFITFLCKLYKPEDHKKLREILFQIKTAVQSYVVGLLFEMVAVSILTTIGLWMIGVQYFILLGILTGILNLVPYIGILFAGALTIIVSLSGSTDLSIVLGVIIVNVVVQLIDNNILVPLFVNSKVQINAFVSIVGIIIGNVLGGITGMFLAIPIIAIIKVIFDRIDSLEPWGYLLGDDLPKTYEWHKIKIPLYNYSSSTSPINFNTEEGNPNIPSTNTFETDSNNTNDTIEE; this is translated from the coding sequence ATGTCTGAATTTATAAAATTTCCTTTCTATATTAAGTTTACTGCTATTTTACTGAGTTTAATTGGACTTTTTGTCATTCTTTATTTTGGACAGGACATCATTTTTCCAATACTTTTATCTTGTTTGTTTGCTATTATTTTACGTCCTGTAGTCTCTTTTTTAATTAAAAGACTTCGATTTCCACACTTTATTGCAGTTGTATTTGCTATCGTACTTTTTGTATTGATTTTTTTAGGTCTTTTCTATTTTATTTCAATGCAAGTAACGGACATGGCTAACGATTGGTCAAAAATTAAAAGTAATTTTTACTATCATTTAGACCATTTTCAGCAACTCATTAGAGACAATTTTCACTTGAGTAAAAAAGAACAAAATGAAATTCTAAATAAAGCCACAAAAAAAGGAATAGACTCCAGTACTGAAATTGTTAGTACTACATTAAATTCTTTTACTGATGTGGCATTGAACCTAACCTTGATCCCTATTTACACCTTTTTGTTTTTATTGTATCAAAATCTTTTCATCACTTTTTTATGTAAATTATACAAACCAGAGGACCATAAAAAACTACGTGAAATCTTGTTCCAAATTAAAACGGCAGTGCAAAGTTATGTTGTGGGCTTACTTTTCGAAATGGTAGCCGTTTCTATATTAACTACCATCGGTTTATGGATGATTGGAGTACAATATTTTATACTTCTCGGAATTTTGACGGGCATACTAAATTTAGTTCCTTACATAGGAATTTTATTTGCTGGTGCTTTAACTATAATAGTTTCCCTATCGGGTTCAACTGATTTATCCATTGTACTGGGTGTAATTATCGTGAACGTTGTTGTACAACTCATTGATAATAACATTTTGGTTCCCCTATTTGTTAATTCAAAAGTGCAAATCAATGCTTTTGTTTCTATTGTTGGAATCATCATTGGAAATGTTTTAGGAGGCATAACGGGTATGTTTTTAGCAATCCCTATTATTGCCATTATAAAAGTAATTTTTGATCGAATTGATTCTCTTGAACCATGGGGCTATTTACTTGGAGATGACTTACCAAAAACCTATGAGTGGCATAAAATCAAAATCCCTCTTTATAATTACAGTAGTTCTACATCTCCTATTAATTTCAACACAGAAGAGGGTAACCCAAACATACCATCTACAAATACTTTTGAAACGGACTCAAATAACACTAATGATACCATTGAAGAATAG
- a CDS encoding mechanosensitive ion channel family protein produces MEFFSNFTKEVMATGILLVIVIFLRIITAKLIRRYAKLSLIMEHRTNLVIKYIHLLINILAVFGLIVIWGVQKKDIFLTLSSVTTVVGVAMFAQWSILSNITSGIILFFFFPFRIGDIIKVHDKDFPIQAEIEDIKAFHIYLKTDKGERITYPNNLLLQKGISIVKQKFDDQEFTD; encoded by the coding sequence ATGGAATTCTTCTCTAATTTTACCAAAGAGGTTATGGCTACTGGAATACTTTTAGTAATAGTGATATTCCTCCGAATTATTACTGCCAAACTAATTCGACGATACGCTAAGTTATCTTTGATTATGGAGCATCGAACGAATTTGGTTATCAAATACATTCATTTGTTAATTAATATTTTGGCTGTGTTTGGGCTAATAGTTATTTGGGGAGTTCAGAAAAAAGATATTTTCCTAACCTTATCTTCCGTTACAACAGTGGTTGGAGTGGCCATGTTTGCCCAATGGTCTATTTTAAGTAATATTACTTCGGGTATAATACTGTTCTTCTTTTTTCCATTCCGAATTGGAGACATTATAAAAGTACATGATAAAGACTTTCCTATTCAAGCTGAAATAGAAGATATCAAAGCTTTTCATATTTATTTAAAAACAGATAAAGGAGAACGTATAACCTATCCCAATAATTTGCTACTTCAAAAAGGAATTTCTATCGTCAAACAAAAATTTGATGACCAAGAATTTACAGATTAA